GTTGGAATATATGACCGAAAAGTTTGGCAATGCTTCCAGTATTCACAGTTTTGGACGGGAAGCCAAAAAGGCGGTTGAGGAAGCTCGGGAACAGGTGGCAAAATTAATTGGTGCTCAGTCAAATGAAATATTTTTTACCAGCGGTGGTACGGAAGGGGACAATTGGGCGATCAAGGGAGTAGCGTATGCCAACCGCAAAAAGGGCAATCACATTATTACAACGGCAATTGAACACCACGCAATATTACACACCTGTGAATATTTAGAAAAGAATGGATTCACCGTTACCTATTTACCTGTTGACGAGAATGCCATGATTCGCCTGGAAGACCTGAAAAATGCAATAACGGATAAAACTATACTAATCAGTATCATGTTTGCCAATAATGAAGTTGGCACTATTCAGCCCATTAAGGAAATAGGGCAAATTGCTAAAGACAAAGGCATTTATTTCCATACTGATGCTGTACAGGCAGTAGGCAATTATCCTATTGATGTGAAAGAAATGAATATCGACTTATTGTCTTTATCGGGCCATAAGTTCCATGCCGGCAAGGGCGTGGGCGCTTTGTACATCCGTAGGGGAGTTAGAATTGAAGAAATTCAGCATGGTGGCGCACATGAGCGCAATATGCGGGCAGGTACGGAAAACGTTCCCGGTATCGTTGGACTGGGAAAAGCTGCGGAAATTGCTCAGCGCGACATGGATATAAAAATTAAACACATTACCGGCTTGAGAGATAAATTGATTGCCGAAGTAATGGAAAAGATACCCCATGTGAAATTAAACGGTCATCCAACTATGAGATTGCCTGGTAACGTAAACTTTAGCTTCTTATATGTCGAGGGGGAATCCTTACTGCTCAACCTTGATTTAAAGGGTATAGCTGCCTCCAGTGGGTCTGCTTGTACTTCAGGATCCTTGGATCCTTCTCATGTCCTTCTGGCAATGGGATTAAGCCACGAGGTTGCTCACGGATCGCTGAGAGTTACTCTGGGCCGGGGCAATACTGCGGAAGAAGCTGATTACTTCCTGGAAGTGCTCCCTGAAATTTTAGAACGACTGCGCAGCATGTCGCCATTGTACGGCCAAAATACAGAAACTCTGGCATCCAATCCTTGTAATCTTTGCAACCACCAAATTGCTCAACATTAATGAGGGGAGAATATATATGTATACTGAAAAAGTTATGGATCATTTCACTAATCCTCGTAACGTCGGAGAAATAGCCGATGCCAACGGCATTGGTGAAGTTGGCAACGCTAAATGTGGCGATATTATGAGAATCTATTTAAAAGTTGACGAGAACGATGTCATTACTGATGTAAAATTTAAAACCTTCGGTTGTGGCGCTGCAATAGCGACCAGTAGCATGGTAACCGAAATGGTTAAAGGAAAAACGCTAAATGAGGCCCTGGAGATCTCCAATCAAGCGGTAGCGGAAGCATTGGGCGGCTTGCCGCCTGTCAAAATGCACTGTTCGAATTTGGCCGCTGACGCGCTGCAGGAGGCAATTAAAGACTATATTAAGAAAAAGGGAAAGTGATTTTTTCGTGGGCGAAAAACCAAGAGTGGTTGTAGCCATGAGTGGAGGGGTGGACAGTTCATTAACTGCCGCCCTTCTTGTTCGTCAAGGTTATGATGTTGTTGGGGCAACCATGCAAATATGGGAAAAAGACGGCGGGCATGACGATTCAAAGGATCGAGGCTGCTGTTCTTCGGCGGCAGTGGATGATGCCAGGCGGGTAGCGGATAAGTTGGGAATACCCTATTACGTATTGAATTTCCGCGAGATGTTTCAGGCAACGGTGGTAGAATATTTTATCCGGGAATATTCCGCAGGCAAGACCCCCAATCCCTGCATCGCTTGCAACCGTTACGTGAAATTTGAGGGATTGCTGCAAAAAGCATTGGCGCTGGGCGCTGAATATGTTGCAACCGGTCACTATGCGCGAATTTCGTATGATGAAACTCGCAGGCGATATATTTTATGCAAAGGTATTGATAAATTAAAGGATCAGTCCTATGCCTTATATCATCTTAACCAATATACCTTAAGCCATTTTTTAATGCCACTTGGTGAGTATACTAAAATTGAAACCCGCAGAATGGCAAAAGAAATGGGATTGCCTGTTGCTGATAAACCTGACAGCCAGGAAATTTGCTTTGTTCCTGACAACGATTACAAAGCATTTTTAAAAAACAGGATTCCGGCGTCTTTAAAGCCGGGAAACATAGTCGACACTTCCGGGCGCATTCTCGGAACCCACCAAGGACTGCAGTTATATACAGTGGGGCAGAGAAAGGGACTGGGGCTGGCTATGGGAAGACCAGTTTATGTTGTGGCTTTGGATGATGAACGCAATAAAGTTATTGTTGGCGATAACCACGACATTTTTGCCGATGAACTTATTGCCAACGATCTAAACTTTATTACCGTCGATAGCCCAACGGATTGTCTTCAGGTTACAGCTAAAATCCGTTATAGTGCCGAGGCTGCCGAAGCAATGATAATCCCACTTTCCCATGAGACAGATAAAGTGCGGGTTAAATTTTCATTGCCGCAACGGGCGATAACTCCCGGCCAGTCGATAGTATTTTATGATGGGGATATAGTTGTTGGCGGCGGTGTGATTATTAAACGATTATAAAAAACTTGGATTATGGCAATAATAATGATGAATCTATTTGGGAGGCCAAAAATGCCCAAATTAATGGATTTGCTGGGGTTGCCGGTATTAGTTCTGGAGACCGGCATACAGATTGCTGAAGTTCAAGAAATATTGGTTGAACTGGAACAAGCCGTTATACTTGGAATTATGGTCACAGGCAGTAAGTGGTTCACTTATGACCAAGGCATTATGTTTGAAGACTTGTATCGGATTGGACGAGACGCCATATTGGTTCGTGACAGCAATGTGGTTGGAAGGTTAAGGTGCGATTCCCGGCCTCAGGTACTTCATTTTCCCTACGACCTGTGTAATAAGCAGATTTATACCGAAAGCGGAGTACAATTAGGCATTCTTGTTGATATCGCTTTTAATGAGACAACAGGTGAAATTACAACATATGAAGTATCGGACGGGTTATTCTCTGATTTACTTTTCGGGCGCAAACTTATGCCGCTGCCTCAGGCGCAGGTTATTGGTCAGGACAAACTGATTGTACCTGAAACTATGGCGAAATTATTACATTCCTGACTCAACCACAACAAGAGGTGTTATGTATGATAACCTGTCCGGTTTGCGGACAACGGGGGATAGGAAAAGTCGGTGCCGGCCAGTATTATTGCTGGGATTGCTGTGTAGAGTTCACGCTGGGTGAAAACGATATTAAAATTTTTAATGTTGAAATGGACGGCACTCTGACGCTATATGGCGATCCTTTGCAAAATACTGCTAATTTAGAGGTACAAAAGGGGTGATATGATGCGCAGTAAATTTTGGCAAGGATTGATTTGGGGTAGTCTTGTAGCAACTGCACTCGGCGCCATCATAGGTCCCAAGGCGAAAGCGAAAAGAAAACCGCTATTGGAACGAAGCGCGGCGGCAGTTACTGATACTACTCGCGACCTTATGCGCGGTGCACGCCGCGCCCGTAAGCGGTTAATGAAAAAAATGGATTAGTATCAAGCCGGAAATTGCGACTTAGGCTTCCGCTAGTTTCGCTTAGCGGAAGCCAAGTCTTTTATATACCAAAATATTATTGGGAACTTAGGAGGTGTAGTGCATGGTCGATACGAAAAAAGCCGTACGATTATCTTTTGTTATTGGCCTGGTTTTAGCGGCGCTATACTTTTTGTGGCTGGTACGATCCGGTTTATATCCTTTTATATTAGCTTTGTTGCTGACATATCTCTTAAACCCTGCCGTTTGTTATCTGGAACAAAAAGGATTTTCCCGTTTGTTGGCAATAATATTTATTTATATAATTTTATTTGCTGTCCTGGTTTTAGGAGGAAGTTGGTTAGTTCCGTTACTAATGAAAGATCTGGAAAGTTTCGCCAGAGATCTTCCGCAAATTATGTCGAAGAGTGAGGAACTAATATATTTGCTGCAAAACCAGTATCAAAATTCTGCCTTGCCATATTCGATGCGAGTGGCAATCGATAACTCACTTATGTCATTTGAACGTGATATTCAATTGGTAATTACGGATGTTGCCAATGGAATTGTAAACTTGATGAGTCATTCCGTGGGATTGGCAATTACCCCCATTCTTGCATTTTATCTATTACATGACTGGCGAGAGATAAGAGAACAATTACTAACTATGCTGCCAGGTCATTGGCGGCATGAAACCGTCTTGATCGCCAAAGATATAGATAAAGTTTTAAATGGGGTAATCCGCGGACAAATTACAGTGGCAATCATTGTTGGGATATTGGTAAGCAGTGGTTTGTATTTTCTTAAAGTCCCTTTTGCACTACTAATTGGTATATTAGCCGGTCTCCTGGATATAATACCCTACTTTGGGGCTGTTATTGGCGCAACGCCTGCGGTTACCATTGCTTTGCTGGAATCTCCCTGGCTTGCCGTAAAAGTAGCGCTTTTGTTTTTGGTTATACATCAGTTAGAAGGAACCATTATTGGACCAAAAATATTAGGAGAAAGTGTTGGCCTGCATCCATTATCAGTTATTTTCTTTCTGTTTGCAGGCGGTGAACTCTGGGGTTTAATCGGAATGCTGTTGGGTGTGCCGCTGGCAGCAGTGGCGAAAGTGATCATTAAACACTGTATTAAACTTCTTGTCTGAAACAAAGGGGACAAGATTGCAATTTCCACCTAATATTGACACTGTCTAATAAATTATGTATAATTCCAAGTAACTATGCAGGTCGGCATTGCCACGAACTATCCTGAAAACTAAAACGTCCTAAGACAAAGGAACCGGAACCGCAGAGACACCGAGGACACAGAGGGCCACAGAGAAAGGATAACGAAGAGCGTTGAAAAAACATAAATAATTAATCCCTCTGCGTTTCTCTGCGCCCTCTGTGCCTCTGTGGTAAAGCGTTCTCCATTTTCATTCCTTGCGGCGCCAATATATTGGCATGAGGGTCTGATTAGAAATCGTCATCGCAGATGGCCAGATGGCGCTTATAATTCCGGAATAATGGGCTTTATTTGTGTATATTGGGAGTTGATCAACTTTGAAAAAAATGACCGGAAATGAACTGCGTAAAAGTTTCCTGCAGTTTTTTGCCAGCAAAGACCATCTTGTGGAACCCAGCCATTCTTTAATACCCGATAACGATCCGTCCTTACTGCTTATCGGCGCGGGAATGGCACCTTTCAAACCTTTTTTTACCGGCAAAATGAAACCGCCTCACCCCAGGATTACTACCAGTCAAAAGTGTGTACGTACAGGCGATATCGAAAATGTGGGGCGTACGGCCCGTCATCATACTTTTTTCGAAATGCTGGGTAACTTTTCTTTTGGTGATTACTTCAAAAAAGAAGCAATTGCCTGGGCATGGGAGTATTTAACTGAACATCTTGAATTACCGAAAGAAAAGTTATGGATAACCATACATACCAGTGACGACGAAGCGTTTGAAATTTGGAATAAAGATATCAATATTGCTGCTGAGCGTATCATCCGCATGGAAGATAACTTTTGGGAGATCGGACCTGGTCCCTGCGGACCTTGTTCTGAAGTTTACTTTGATCTAGGGGAAGACCGTGGATGCGGTAAACCCGATTGCGCCGTCGGCTGTGATTGTGACCGGTATTTGGAAATTTGGAATTTGGTGTTTACTCAATTTGATCGTGACGAGGCAGGAAATTATACTCCTCTTGTTAAGAAAAACATTGATACCGGAGCGGGTCTCGAACGCATAGCTTCTGTTTTACAAAATAAAGCTTCAAACTTTGAGACTGACTTGCTCTTTCCTGTCATCGAGCATGCCTGCCGGATTGCAGGAGTGCATTACGGAGAAGCTGCCAAGACCGACGTGTCGTTAAAGGTTATTGCTGATCATGCTCGGAGTATGACTGTCATGATAGCTGACGGCGTTTTGCCGGCCAACGAAGGACGCGGCTATGTATTACGGCGTATATTGCGTCGAGCTGTTCGCCACGGACGAATGATGGGTATTGAAAAGCCCTTTTTGGTTGGTATTGTAGACATTGCTGCTAACATATTTGCTGAACCATACCCGGAGATTGCAGAGAAAATAGCATATATAAAGAAAGTCATTCAATTAGAGGAGGAGCGCTTCCAGGCAACTCTAATCCAAGGAATGGAACTGCTTAACAAGCACATCGAAGAATTAATTCAAAGCAATATCAAGGTACTGGATGGGGTAGTAGCCTTTAAACTTTATGATACCTACGGTTTTCCTTGGGAATTAACCCAGGAAATACTTAGCGAGCATAATTTCGAAATAGACAGGCGCGGTTTTGACGTCGCAATGAGCGAACAGCGAGAACGGGCTCGCGCCGCCCGGCTGGAAACTGATGAAAAAGTTATTATTCCTGATTTATCAGGTCTGGTTATAGATGAATTATCTAAATTATCATATGACGAAAATGCTACTGTCGCCAGAATCGTGCTGCTTCTTAAGAATGGGAAAGTTGTAACGGAAGCTTTGGATGGAGAAGAAGTAGCGGTAATTCTGGATGTGACTTCGTTTTATGCCGAAGGCGGCGGCCAAGTCGGTGACATAGGGGCAATTGCCGGTTCTCTAGGCAGGATGGACGTACTGAATACTAAAAAACTACCCGATGGCACCATTTACCACCTTAGTCAGATCGTAGAAGGATCATTTAAGACAGGCGAAACGGTACAATTGGCAGTTGACATTGCAAGACGTCGCCATATTGCCCGCAATCATACTGCTACCCATTTACTTCATGCTGCATTAAAACAAGTGTTAGGTAAACATGTTAACCAAGCCGGATCCCTTGTTGACGCTGAAAAATTACGCTTTGATTTTACTCATTTTGCCGCTGTAACAGGTCCACAGCTGGAAGAAGTGGAAAAGATAGTAAATGACGTTATTCTTGCCAACAGTAGTGTAGGTGTAATTGAAACTACTCAAGATCTTGCAAAAGAAATGGGGGCCATGGCTCTGTTTGGTGAGAAATACGGCGAACGCGTGCGTGTTATCATAATAGACGAATTCAGCCGGGAATTATGTGGCGGCACTCATGTAGGAGCTACTGCCGAAATTGGATTATTAAAAATCATTAGTGAGGCGGGTATCGGCTCCGGTGTACGCCGGATCGAAGCAGTTACCGGTTATGGCGCTCATGAATATATAAAAACTCAGGAGCGAATTTTAAGTGAAGCCGCTCAAATACTGAAAACCCGTCCTGAAGAACTAATAATTCGTATGGAAGCAGTAAACGGACGTGTCAGGGAACTTGAGAAAGAAGTTGCGATGTTGACAACCAAGCTTGCTAAAAATGAAGTGCAGGATTTAGTAGCAGGAGTAAAAAACATCAGCGGCATTCCGGCAGTGATTGGACAAGTGGCCGCGTCTGATATGGAAAATCTTCGTAGTATGGGGGATATGATTCGGGACCGTTTATCCTCCGGTGTCGTAGTACTTGCTGCTGTCTTCGGCGATAAAGTTAACTTTGTCGTTATGGCTACCGGTGATACTGTTCAAAAGGGCATTCATGCCGGCAATATTGTCAAAGAAGCTGCCAAAGCTGCCGGCGGCGGCGGCGGCGGCAGACCGGATATGGCTCAGGCAGGCGGCAAATTACCGGAGAAAATAGGTGATGCGCTAAGAGTAGCTGAGCTAGCAATCCAGTCTCAAGTTAAATAGTGGAGGCAGCCGCCTTACCTGCCCGCATAATTTTATTTTTGATTATTCTCTCATAGACAGGAAAAAATAGTCGAGAATAGAATATATACATTATTATTTTGCAGATAATAAAGGGGAGGAGGAGGCTTCATGACCAATACATCCCAAGAAACGATGATGTTTAAAGTAAATAACGAAGAGACCAATGCGGCTGAAGTAATTCTCACTACCGTTTACCAGTCCTTGCAAGAAAAGGGATACAATCCAATTAATCAATTGGTTGGATATCTTTTATCCGGTGATCCTACCTATATCACCAGTCACAACAATGCGCGTTCTCTTATCCGAAAACTTGAACGCGACGAGATTATTGAAGAACTGGTGCGCGCTTATTTGAAAGACAAATAATGAATTATTGCGAACTGGGTTGTACAGGTCTTAAGGTATCTCGCCTATGTTTTGGTGCTCTTACGATTGGTCCCCTGCAATCAAAGCTGTCTTTATCGGAAGGAGCCGCAGTAATAAAGGCCGCACTTGATGCAGGGGTTAATTTTATTGATACTGCGGAATTATATGGAACTTATCCATATATACGCGAAGCGTTGGCAAGGACGAATCAGCCTCATGTCGTTATTGCATCGAAGTCATATGCTTATACATATGAGGGTATGCGGGAAAGCGTCGAAACGGCTTGCAGGGAACTCAACCGGAACTTTATTGATATTTTTTTACTTCACGAACAAAGCTCCCGCCTAACATTAAAAGGGCACAGAGATGCTTTACAATTTTTGCTTAACGCAAAATCGGCAGGACTTGTAAAAGCGGTAGGCGTATCCACTCATGCTGTCGAAGTAGTTCAGGCTGCCGCTGCTATGGAACAAATTGATGTTATCCATCCAATACTAAACATGCGTGGTATTGGAATTGCAGACGGAAATGTCGTTGATATGCTGACAGCCATCCATGCCGCAGCTGCTATGGGAAAAGGAATTTATGCCATGAAAGCTCTCGGCGGCGGACATTTATGCGGCTCAGCCCTTGAATCCTTCAATTGGGTTCTTGCGCAACAAGGGGTTGCGTCTGTTGCTGTCGGCATGCAATCCAGGGAAGAAGTATTGTTAAACACAGCTATTTTTTCCGGCAAACCTGTAAGCAGGGAGCTGTCTGATAAAGTATCTGCAAAACAACGACACCTGATAGTTGAGGAAGGGTGTGCGGGGTGTGGAACGTGTTTGCAAAGATGCCCGGCATCGGCTCTTTATATAAATGATGAAAAAGTAAATGTGAATGCTCAGCGTTGCATTTTGTGCGGCTATTGCGGGGCGGCGTGTCCTAATTTTTGTTTGAAAATAATTTAGTTGTATCATAGACGGGGGGCAATATGCGTATACTAGCTCTTGACGTAGGTGACAAAACAATTGGTGTGGCAGTAAGTGATGAATTGAAATTGACTGCGCAAGGAGTGGAGGTTATTCGGCGAGCAGGAATTAAAAAAGATTTTACTCGCCTGCGGACACTGATTGAACAGTTTGAGATACGTCTTATCATCATCGGCTTGCCCAAAAATATGAATGGAACTGTTGGCCCCCAGGGCGAGCTGGTGGAACAATTTGCTGAACAATTGTCCGCCTTTGTTCCCCAAATTAATATTAGGCTTTGGGATGAGCGGTTATCTACGATTGCCGCTGAAAAGTCACTAATAGCTGCAGATGTAAGCCGGGCTAAGCGCCGCCAGGTTATTGACAAAATGGCAGCGGTGTTTATTTTACAAGGATATTTAGATAGTTTATCCAAATAATTAGGGTTTACAAAAATTTACATCCGTTTCCTTGACAGGATAAGTTTTCTAGTATACAATTACAATACAGTTTCGCAGTTGAAAAAAGAGGTGAGCAGAATGGCTGATATGGAAAAAGATGACGTTGTGGATATGGATGGAGAACCAGTTATTGTTATGACCGATGAGGATGGAAACGAATACTACTATCACGAAGAAATGATCATACCAATTGGCGAAAAAAAATATGCCATTTTAGTGCCAATCGAAGTTGATGAAGATGGTAATTGCGGATGCCATGATGAAGGATGCGATTGCTGCGGTGAAGCGGAAGAAACAGATGTTTTCATCGCCCGAATTGACTTAGAGGATGGGGAAGAAGTATATGTAGACCCAACGGATGAGGAATTTGAGCAAGTTCGCCAAGCCTATGAAGAAATGATGTTTGAAGACGAAGAGTAAAAGATAGAAGCATAGAAGCCGTCAAGGCTTCTTTTTTTCTGACTATATGGAACGCATTGAAATATATCCGGGTTTAG
This window of the Methylomusa anaerophila genome carries:
- the nifS gene encoding cysteine desulfurase NifS, whose product is MSVKRIYFDHSATTPVDQEVANTMLEYMTEKFGNASSIHSFGREAKKAVEEAREQVAKLIGAQSNEIFFTSGGTEGDNWAIKGVAYANRKKGNHIITTAIEHHAILHTCEYLEKNGFTVTYLPVDENAMIRLEDLKNAITDKTILISIMFANNEVGTIQPIKEIGQIAKDKGIYFHTDAVQAVGNYPIDVKEMNIDLLSLSGHKFHAGKGVGALYIRRGVRIEEIQHGGAHERNMRAGTENVPGIVGLGKAAEIAQRDMDIKIKHITGLRDKLIAEVMEKIPHVKLNGHPTMRLPGNVNFSFLYVEGESLLLNLDLKGIAASSGSACTSGSLDPSHVLLAMGLSHEVAHGSLRVTLGRGNTAEEADYFLEVLPEILERLRSMSPLYGQNTETLASNPCNLCNHQIAQH
- the nifU gene encoding Fe-S cluster assembly scaffold protein NifU, which encodes MYTEKVMDHFTNPRNVGEIADANGIGEVGNAKCGDIMRIYLKVDENDVITDVKFKTFGCGAAIATSSMVTEMVKGKTLNEALEISNQAVAEALGGLPPVKMHCSNLAADALQEAIKDYIKKKGK
- the mnmA gene encoding tRNA 2-thiouridine(34) synthase MnmA produces the protein MGEKPRVVVAMSGGVDSSLTAALLVRQGYDVVGATMQIWEKDGGHDDSKDRGCCSSAAVDDARRVADKLGIPYYVLNFREMFQATVVEYFIREYSAGKTPNPCIACNRYVKFEGLLQKALALGAEYVATGHYARISYDETRRRYILCKGIDKLKDQSYALYHLNQYTLSHFLMPLGEYTKIETRRMAKEMGLPVADKPDSQEICFVPDNDYKAFLKNRIPASLKPGNIVDTSGRILGTHQGLQLYTVGQRKGLGLAMGRPVYVVALDDERNKVIVGDNHDIFADELIANDLNFITVDSPTDCLQVTAKIRYSAEAAEAMIIPLSHETDKVRVKFSLPQRAITPGQSIVFYDGDIVVGGGVIIKRL
- a CDS encoding PRC-barrel domain-containing protein codes for the protein MPKLMDLLGLPVLVLETGIQIAEVQEILVELEQAVILGIMVTGSKWFTYDQGIMFEDLYRIGRDAILVRDSNVVGRLRCDSRPQVLHFPYDLCNKQIYTESGVQLGILVDIAFNETTGEITTYEVSDGLFSDLLFGRKLMPLPQAQVIGQDKLIVPETMAKLLHS
- a CDS encoding AI-2E family transporter gives rise to the protein MVDTKKAVRLSFVIGLVLAALYFLWLVRSGLYPFILALLLTYLLNPAVCYLEQKGFSRLLAIIFIYIILFAVLVLGGSWLVPLLMKDLESFARDLPQIMSKSEELIYLLQNQYQNSALPYSMRVAIDNSLMSFERDIQLVITDVANGIVNLMSHSVGLAITPILAFYLLHDWREIREQLLTMLPGHWRHETVLIAKDIDKVLNGVIRGQITVAIIVGILVSSGLYFLKVPFALLIGILAGLLDIIPYFGAVIGATPAVTIALLESPWLAVKVALLFLVIHQLEGTIIGPKILGESVGLHPLSVIFFLFAGGELWGLIGMLLGVPLAAVAKVIIKHCIKLLV
- the alaS gene encoding alanine--tRNA ligase, giving the protein MKKMTGNELRKSFLQFFASKDHLVEPSHSLIPDNDPSLLLIGAGMAPFKPFFTGKMKPPHPRITTSQKCVRTGDIENVGRTARHHTFFEMLGNFSFGDYFKKEAIAWAWEYLTEHLELPKEKLWITIHTSDDEAFEIWNKDINIAAERIIRMEDNFWEIGPGPCGPCSEVYFDLGEDRGCGKPDCAVGCDCDRYLEIWNLVFTQFDRDEAGNYTPLVKKNIDTGAGLERIASVLQNKASNFETDLLFPVIEHACRIAGVHYGEAAKTDVSLKVIADHARSMTVMIADGVLPANEGRGYVLRRILRRAVRHGRMMGIEKPFLVGIVDIAANIFAEPYPEIAEKIAYIKKVIQLEEERFQATLIQGMELLNKHIEELIQSNIKVLDGVVAFKLYDTYGFPWELTQEILSEHNFEIDRRGFDVAMSEQRERARAARLETDEKVIIPDLSGLVIDELSKLSYDENATVARIVLLLKNGKVVTEALDGEEVAVILDVTSFYAEGGGQVGDIGAIAGSLGRMDVLNTKKLPDGTIYHLSQIVEGSFKTGETVQLAVDIARRRHIARNHTATHLLHAALKQVLGKHVNQAGSLVDAEKLRFDFTHFAAVTGPQLEEVEKIVNDVILANSSVGVIETTQDLAKEMGAMALFGEKYGERVRVIIIDEFSRELCGGTHVGATAEIGLLKIISEAGIGSGVRRIEAVTGYGAHEYIKTQERILSEAAQILKTRPEELIIRMEAVNGRVRELEKEVAMLTTKLAKNEVQDLVAGVKNISGIPAVIGQVAASDMENLRSMGDMIRDRLSSGVVVLAAVFGDKVNFVVMATGDTVQKGIHAGNIVKEAAKAAGGGGGGRPDMAQAGGKLPEKIGDALRVAELAIQSQVK
- a CDS encoding IreB family regulatory phosphoprotein, with the protein product MTNTSQETMMFKVNNEETNAAEVILTTVYQSLQEKGYNPINQLVGYLLSGDPTYITSHNNARSLIRKLERDEIIEELVRAYLKDK
- a CDS encoding aldo/keto reductase — its product is MNYCELGCTGLKVSRLCFGALTIGPLQSKLSLSEGAAVIKAALDAGVNFIDTAELYGTYPYIREALARTNQPHVVIASKSYAYTYEGMRESVETACRELNRNFIDIFLLHEQSSRLTLKGHRDALQFLLNAKSAGLVKAVGVSTHAVEVVQAAAAMEQIDVIHPILNMRGIGIADGNVVDMLTAIHAAAAMGKGIYAMKALGGGHLCGSALESFNWVLAQQGVASVAVGMQSREEVLLNTAIFSGKPVSRELSDKVSAKQRHLIVEEGCAGCGTCLQRCPASALYINDEKVNVNAQRCILCGYCGAACPNFCLKII
- the ruvX gene encoding Holliday junction resolvase RuvX; translation: MRILALDVGDKTIGVAVSDELKLTAQGVEVIRRAGIKKDFTRLRTLIEQFEIRLIIIGLPKNMNGTVGPQGELVEQFAEQLSAFVPQINIRLWDERLSTIAAEKSLIAADVSRAKRRQVIDKMAAVFILQGYLDSLSK
- a CDS encoding DUF1292 domain-containing protein, whose translation is MADMEKDDVVDMDGEPVIVMTDEDGNEYYYHEEMIIPIGEKKYAILVPIEVDEDGNCGCHDEGCDCCGEAEETDVFIARIDLEDGEEVYVDPTDEEFEQVRQAYEEMMFEDEE